A portion of the Sphingobacterium spiritivorum genome contains these proteins:
- a CDS encoding ankyrin repeat domain-containing protein, giving the protein MSQSFIKACEDGKRKIAEILLEKQQVDVRYTDEMGRTALHYAAHRGYLDLVKQLISAGADISYEEHNGETPVFFAILQKQKQTALYLIEQGANLQINDFQGNSLLHVAASSGQQEIVEKLLQEGLDVNALNNQAETPLLLAVQGKFPPVVQVLLHNGANVDLTDKNGNTALNTAVSSSSVPIVNMLLDNGATVNLLNDQSESPLLIATKLGNRIIAQKLVETGADIFTESADGVSPVWYVCGSNQKELLSLFISKGLSPDYARPVDSFDGKDGQYIQKLIARTGTRTFILGYEPHYAGETLLQTAAKSGYLSLMKVLIDSGAQIDKQDASGNTALHYAASYGKKDAVRFLLSNGSSPDITNVLEQKAIDYSNMQGFNEITALLIEYGAAPDPVVSGLVSPVKEVSREEKPAMDMAQKKQALFDLKDLLDAGIISKEEFEQEKSKILQA; this is encoded by the coding sequence ATGTCACAATCATTTATAAAAGCCTGTGAAGACGGCAAACGTAAGATCGCTGAGATATTATTGGAAAAACAACAGGTGGATGTCCGATACACGGACGAAATGGGACGTACAGCACTGCATTATGCTGCCCATCGGGGTTATCTGGACCTGGTAAAACAATTGATCAGTGCCGGAGCGGATATCAGCTATGAGGAACATAATGGAGAAACTCCCGTTTTCTTCGCTATCCTTCAAAAGCAAAAGCAGACCGCCTTATATCTGATCGAACAGGGAGCTAATCTGCAGATCAACGATTTTCAAGGTAACAGTTTACTTCATGTCGCTGCAAGCAGCGGACAGCAGGAGATTGTAGAAAAACTTCTGCAAGAAGGCCTGGATGTCAACGCGCTCAATAATCAGGCAGAAACACCGTTATTGCTGGCGGTACAAGGCAAATTTCCGCCCGTTGTACAGGTGCTGCTTCATAATGGAGCAAATGTAGATCTGACTGATAAAAATGGAAATACAGCACTCAATACAGCCGTAAGCAGCAGTTCTGTTCCTATTGTAAATATGCTTCTGGATAATGGAGCTACCGTTAATTTGCTGAATGATCAGAGTGAAAGTCCGTTGCTTATCGCGACTAAACTAGGTAACCGTATTATTGCGCAGAAGCTGGTCGAGACCGGAGCTGATATTTTTACAGAATCCGCAGATGGCGTATCACCTGTCTGGTATGTATGTGGCAGTAACCAGAAAGAACTTTTATCTCTCTTTATTTCCAAAGGTCTCTCTCCGGACTATGCAAGGCCGGTAGACTCGTTTGACGGAAAAGATGGACAGTATATCCAAAAACTTATAGCACGTACGGGAACACGCACATTTATTCTGGGGTATGAACCTCATTATGCAGGAGAAACATTATTGCAGACCGCTGCAAAGTCGGGCTATCTGTCATTGATGAAAGTATTAATTGACAGTGGTGCACAGATTGATAAGCAGGATGCCTCCGGTAATACAGCATTGCACTATGCTGCTTCCTATGGTAAGAAGGATGCTGTTCGGTTTTTGCTTTCTAATGGCAGTTCTCCTGATATTACTAACGTACTGGAGCAAAAAGCCATAGATTATTCTAATATGCAGGGATTTAATGAAATTACAGCCTTACTGATTGAATATGGTGCGGCACCTGATCCGGTCGTATCAGGTTTAGTTTCTCCGGTTAAAGAGGTATCAAGAGAGGAAAAACCGGCAATGGATATGGCACAGAAAAAACAAGCTCTGTTTGATCTGAAGGATTTGCTGGATGCGGGAATTATTTCCAAAGAAGAATTTGAACAGGAAAAAAGCAAAATTCTGCAGGCTTAA
- a CDS encoding alpha/beta fold hydrolase — protein sequence MRYGHILIYILLFCGTAQAQNKRPVLDIMLTNYTYPYEVHYLNFKSQGQEIRMAYMDVQPSQSNGKTVMLLHGKNFNGAYWKTTVESLVKEGYRVIVPDQIGFGKSSKPVGYQFTFQQLASNTKLLLEKLKVNQIYLLGHSMGGMLAARFTLMYPDMVEKLILENPIGLEDWKLVAPYTTIDENYQNELKADYETTRNYQSGFYYDNKWKAEYDEWVYLLTGWIKSPDYPTVAMNNAQTSDMIFTQPVVYEFGNIKTPTLLIIGTRDRTAIGKNKVKDSAVREKMGLYQFLGKETQQKINGSQLVELDNVGHLPHIEVFDRFINPLKAFLANQAGN from the coding sequence ATGAGATACGGACATATTTTGATTTACATACTCCTGTTTTGCGGAACAGCTCAGGCACAAAACAAACGTCCTGTACTGGATATCATGCTGACTAATTATACTTATCCTTATGAAGTTCACTACCTGAATTTTAAAAGTCAGGGGCAGGAGATCCGCATGGCCTATATGGATGTGCAACCCTCACAATCAAATGGTAAAACGGTCATGCTTCTGCATGGCAAGAACTTTAACGGAGCGTATTGGAAAACTACAGTTGAATCACTGGTAAAAGAAGGATACCGTGTTATTGTGCCGGATCAGATAGGATTTGGAAAGTCTTCTAAGCCGGTGGGTTATCAGTTTACCTTTCAGCAACTGGCCAGCAATACAAAACTATTGCTTGAAAAGTTAAAAGTGAACCAGATTTATTTGTTAGGGCACTCAATGGGGGGCATGCTGGCAGCAAGGTTTACCTTGATGTATCCGGATATGGTTGAAAAGCTAATTCTTGAAAATCCAATCGGACTGGAAGACTGGAAATTAGTGGCGCCCTATACTACGATTGATGAAAATTATCAGAATGAACTGAAAGCTGACTATGAAACAACCCGAAATTATCAGTCAGGCTTCTATTATGATAATAAATGGAAAGCAGAATATGATGAATGGGTGTATTTGCTGACAGGATGGATCAAATCTCCGGATTATCCTACAGTCGCTATGAATAATGCACAGACTTCGGATATGATATTTACGCAGCCGGTAGTCTATGAATTCGGTAACATTAAAACACCAACCTTACTGATTATCGGTACGAGAGACCGAACTGCAATCGGTAAAAATAAAGTAAAAGATTCAGCAGTAAGAGAAAAAATGGGACTTTATCAGTTTTTGGGTAAAGAGACACAGCAGAAAATTAATGGATCACAATTGGTTGAACTGGATAATGTAGGCCATCTGCCACATATTGAAGTATTTGACCGGTTTATAAATCCTTTGAAAGCTTTTTTGGCTAATCAGGCTGGTAATTAG